CGGATATCGTCCAGGTCGGCGCCGCGAGCTGTCAGCTTGGTCTCGAGCTGCGGATAGTGGGCGCGGAAGCCGAGCTTCACGCTCCCGTCCGGCACGAGCGCCTCCACTCCCGTGAGCAGCGAGTCGACGTGCGATTCGCCGAGCCCGTACGAGTGAAACCGCTTCAGATGGATGATCGCCTGCAGGCCGCTCTTGGCGAGGAGGCGCGGGATGATCTGCTCCTCGAGCATCCGCTTGAGCTCGCGCGGGACTCCGGGAGTGAAGAAGAACCGGGCCTTGCCGATGTCGAGCGCGAATCCGCAGGCGGTGCCGATCGGGTTGTCGATCACCTCCGCGGTGACGGGCAGCATGGCCTGCTTCCTGTTGTTCGGCGGCATCACGCGGCTGCGCCGGTTGAAGAAGTCCTCCATCCGGACCAGCCACTCGTCGTTGAGGACGAGCTCGACGCCGGCGGCCTGGGCGGCGACTTCCTGGGACAGGTCGTCGACGGTGGGGCCCAGGCCGCCGTTGACGATAACCGCATCGGCGCGCTGTCCCGCGAGCTGAAACGCCTGCAGCAGGCTCTCGCGGTCATCGCCGACCGTCGTTTCCCAGTGGACGGAGAGGCCGACGTCCCCGAGCTTCTGGCTCATGTAGCTGAAGTTGGTGTTGACGGTTTCCCCCGTCAGCACCTCGTCGCCCGTGCAGATGATCTCGATTCGCATGCCTGGCCTTTCAGGAGCCGGCCAAGGTCGGCCGGTCGAAGCGGAGGTCACGCCAAAGGGGTTGAAGCGCGTCGCGCCCGAGCGCTAGTCGCGCGAGCACGTCCCCCACCACCGGGGAGAGAGCGAAGCCATGGCCGGAGAAGCCTGCCGCGACGAGCACGCCCTCGACGCCGGGGAGCGGACCTATCACGGGGAGCTCGTCGGGCGTGAATGCCTCGAGCCCAGCCCAGCTCTCGGCGAGCTTGCAGCCGGTCAACGCCGGGTAGACTTCGCCAGCGACTTCCAGGCTTGCCTTCACGCTCTCATCGAGCACTTCCCATCGATTCGCCTCATGGTCTGCGATCCGCGCCGGCCAGCCGCCGCCGATCAGGTAGGCGCCATCGGCGAGCTGCTTGAGGCTCAACTTCCTGTCGAAGCAACTGACGACAGGCGCCAGCCCGATCGGCCCCGGCTCGGACAGCAGCATCTGAAGCGGCCGCGTGATCAGCGGAAGGCTGACGCCGAGGCCCACCAGCAGGGAAGCGGTCCAGGCGCCGGCCGTCACGATGGCGACGTCAGAGGGCTGCCGCGCGCCGTCGCCGCGCTCGACGCCCACGACGCGGCCGCGCTCGGCCACCAGCCTATTCACGCCCACGCCCTCTTCGATGCGCGCGCCGAGACGTCGCGCCGCCGCTGCGAAGGCTTGCACCGTGGCCATCGCCCCGGCCTGGCCATCGATGGCGGAGTAGACGCCACCGAGACAACCGGGCGTGATGCCTGGCGCCAGACGTCGCGCCGATGCCGCATCGACGGTCTCGAGGGGGACACCGTCGGCGCATTGCTCGGCGGCCCAGGTCGGCGCCGCCTGCCATGCCTTGTCATCGAGCGCCACGCGAAGCCCGCCGCCACGACGGTAACGGGTTTCACCTTCCAGCTCGCGGTCGAGCCCCGGCCAACGCCCGAGACTCTCGAGGGCGAGCCGCCGCTCCGCGGGATCGCGGCCCATTGCCCGCACGCCGGCAGCGCTCGCCCCCGAAGCGGCCGAGCCGACGCGCGCGCGCTCGAGCACGGTCACGGACAGCGACGGATCGGCCCGGCGGAGATGGAACGCGGCGCTCAGGCCCATGAGACCGCCTCCGACGATCACGACAGACATGGAGGGGAGTCTAACCCGAATCACTCAGGCGCAAGCAGAGCCGTCA
Above is a genomic segment from Candidatus Methylomirabilota bacterium containing:
- a CDS encoding CinA family nicotinamide mononucleotide deamidase-related protein; this translates as MRIEIICTGDEVLTGETVNTNFSYMSQKLGDVGLSVHWETTVGDDRESLLQAFQLAGQRADAVIVNGGLGPTVDDLSQEVAAQAAGVELVLNDEWLVRMEDFFNRRSRVMPPNNRKQAMLPVTAEVIDNPIGTACGFALDIGKARFFFTPGVPRELKRMLEEQIIPRLLAKSGLQAIIHLKRFHSYGLGESHVDSLLTGVEALVPDGSVKLGFRAHYPQLETKLTARGADLDDIRRKLEPVEREIRKRLGNFILGEDDQTLEGVVLAELTARQATLSIVEMFTSGQIAARIAHL
- a CDS encoding FAD-binding oxidoreductase, which codes for MSVVIVGGGLMGLSAAFHLRRADPSLSVTVLERARVGSAASGASAAGVRAMGRDPAERRLALESLGRWPGLDRELEGETRYRRGGGLRVALDDKAWQAAPTWAAEQCADGVPLETVDAASARRLAPGITPGCLGGVYSAIDGQAGAMATVQAFAAAARRLGARIEEGVGVNRLVAERGRVVGVERGDGARQPSDVAIVTAGAWTASLLVGLGVSLPLITRPLQMLLSEPGPIGLAPVVSCFDRKLSLKQLADGAYLIGGGWPARIADHEANRWEVLDESVKASLEVAGEVYPALTGCKLAESWAGLEAFTPDELPVIGPLPGVEGVLVAAGFSGHGFALSPVVGDVLARLALGRDALQPLWRDLRFDRPTLAGS